The sequence AATCGGAACGCACCGGCGGTGCGTATCGGTGGCGGGTGCTGTCACCGGTCGAGACGTCGCTTGATCCGCTGTTCGATCATCTCGAATCGGTACTTCCGACCGAGGTGCAACTCGATGTAAACCATCTGGGAAACGCTGAACGATGGCGGGAGAAAACACAGCCTGCGTTTCCACAGTAACGACATCGAGTCCAGATCCGAATGTATACGAAGTATTAAAAAGTATGCGCCTCGGCGGAATCTAGTTCCGCTGAACCCGATGCCGAAATCAGTGGACCGACCGCTCGTCGCTTTCGTCAATGTCCTCAATCGGGTCGGCGTTGCCAAACGATGGCTCCGGACCGTCCCCAGCCGTGGCCCACTCACAGGCATTGGCGAGGACCTGCTGGACCGCGTCGTTGTGGTAAATCGGATAGGTCTCGTGGCCCGGGCGGAAATAGAATATTCGGCCCGCTCCGCGGCGGTAGCAACACCCTGACCGGAACACCTCGCCGCCCTCAAACCAAGAGTTGAACACGAGCGTGTCCGGCGCGGGGATGTCAAAGCGCTCGCCGTACATCTCGGTTTCTGGGAGTTCGATGTACTCGTCGACGCCGTCGGTGACGGGGTGACCTGGTTCGACGACCCACAACCGCTCGGTTTCGGCGGCTTCGCGCCATTTCAGACTGCAGGTCGTTCCCATCAGTTCGCGGAAGATCTTGGAATAGTGGCCCGAGTGGAGGACGATGAGCCCCATGCCGTCGAGGACCCGCTCTTTCACTCGGGCGACAACCTCGTCAGCAACGTCGTCGTGCGCGGCGTGGCCCCACCAGGTCAGAACATCCGTTTCTGCCAGTACATCCTCGGTGAGCCCGTGTTCGGGTTCCTGAAGTGTCGCGGTTTCCGTGTCGAACCCGCGCTCTTCGAGTGCTGTGGCAATAGCGCCGTGAATCCCGTTGGGGTAGAGGTCCGCGACAGCTTCGTGTTCCTGCTCGTGGACGTTCTCGTTCCAGACCGTGACACGTGTCATAGTCGTGATTTTGACCTCCGCCGTAACGGCGTTCGCCAAGCGGCAATCCGTGCGATTAGTGAGCGCTATGCGTTTCACCGCTGTTGAACAGTCGCTGAGAACCTTCCACGAGATATTCATCTGTCTCAGATACGGTTTTGCGCATCTCGGCCCTGAGTATCCGGCTCATGTCTACCGCGCGCCAGCGCCGCGCCACAGTGGCCATGACAATCGCAATGTTGAACGCCAATACAACTCGATTTCCAACTATATCCACAAGACTGTGAATAACGACCTGAAACGACCAAATACAGACGACTGTATGGCTCTTCCGTAGGAGTACAGTCGAGTGAAATCGCCGCGTAAAGCACTGCTATACCGGATACACACGACTGTATCCCATCCCGCCAGTACATACATGATAAACCCTGATTTTAATCTCGTCAGGGCTTCTCGCTTCCCTTCTGTCGTTATTCTGAACAGAGGATAATGTAAACAGTAGATAGGTATAAATACTCCCTGCCAGACGACGCGACTGATGCACCCTACCAGAAACCGCTGCAACAGAGGGTCACGAGGGATAGAACCACGTATTGAGGTGGTTCCGAAATGAGACTACGATACCATCTCCGGAATTGGGTGGCTGGTGAAAGTTTGGCCTGTCCGGACGAACGGATTGTGGGGGTGAGAACCAATGTCTGAACACACACTGGTGCTGATGGCACTGCTACCGCTGGCGACGATTGCAGTGTTGATGGTCGGGCTGTACCAGCCTGCAACACGGACGATGCCTATTGCGTGGGCGGTGGCAGCTATCGCCGCTTTCGTCGGCTGGCAGATGTCCCCCCGGCTGATTGCCGCCGCGTCGATACGCGGAGCGCTGACAGCGACCAGAATCCTGGTCATCGTCTTTGGGGCGATACTCCTGCTGTACACGCTGAAACAGTCAGGCGCGTTCGAGGTAATCAACGCAGGGTTCTCCTCGATTAGCGACGACCGGCGCGTGCAGGTCATCCTGCTCGTCTTCCTCATGGGCTCGTTCATCGAGGGCGCGGCCGGATTCGGGACGCCCGCGGCGATCGTCGGCCCGCTGCTGGTCGGTCTGGGCTTTCCCCCACTGGCCGCAGTGGTCGTTGCGCTCACGGGGAACATCCTCGCGATCACGTTCGGTGCGGTCGGGACGCCGCTGATCATCGGATTGCGTGACGTGGTGTTCGCAGAGGGCACGGGCGCCTCACAGCAGGTGCTGCAACAGGGTGGCTTCGAGAGCGTCGGCGCGTACGTCGCTCAGATCGGTCTGTGGGCGGCGCTCATCCACGCTATCGTCGGTATCGCTATTCCGTTTATCGGCGTGGCGATGATGACCCGGTTCTTCGGCGAGGAGCGATCGATCAAGCCGGCGCTTGAAGTCCTGCCGCTGTGCCTCTTCGCGTGGGCTTCCTTCGCAATCCCATACGTCGCGACTGCGTACTTCCTCGGGCCGACGTTCCCGGCACTGCTGGGTGCGATGGTTGGGCTACTCGTGGTCACGACCACGCTACGTGCCGGTTACTTCCTCCCCGACGAGGAATGGGACTTCGGCCCGCAGGCCCAGTGGCCGGACCACTGGATCGGCAGCATCGAACCCGGAGAGGGTGTCGGCACCACGTCGGGTGGCAGCCGAGAAGGAACTGTCGCAGCCGACGGTGGCACGGCAACGTTTGAAGACTCGCACTCGCAGGATATGTCGCTGGGGATGGCCTGGCTGCCCTATCTCCTCGTCGCCGCGCTGCTCGTCGTGACCCGCGTTGTCAGTCCGATTCAGGAGTTCCTCTCGACGAACGGTGTTCTGCTGTGGAATAACATCCTCGGCACGCCGTTCTCGGAGGGCGTCGAGATGTTCTACCTTCCCGGGAGTCTCTTCGTCCTCGTGGCCGTGATTACCTACGCGCTCCATGGGATGTCCACGGACGATATCAAGGCCTCGTGGAGCGAGGCGCTTCGAAACATTGCGCCGGCTGTCGTGGCGCTGTGGTTCGCTGTCGCGACAGTCATGATTATGCAACGGACCGGCAGTGCTGTCGTGCTGGAGGCCGCGCCGACCAACGCCGGGATGCTTGGCCTGCTGTCGGAAATAACAGCAAGTGGGACCGGACAGATGTTCCCGTTCTTCTCGGGCTTCATCGGCGCGTTCGGCGCGTTCATCGCCGGCTCGAACACGGTCAGCGACATCCTGTTCGGGCTGTTCCAGTTCCAGGCCGCTCAGCAGATCGGTGCGCCGACACAGATCGTCGTTGCCGCACAGGCAGTCGGCGGCGCAATCGGCAACCTCATCGCGATTCACAACGTGGTCGCCGCCCTTACCGTGGTCGGCCTTATCGGTGAGGAGGGGCGTGTCATCCGTCTCGAACTGATACCGGTGCTGTACTACGGCGTGTTCACGGGCATACTGACGCTCATCTTGGCCTACGTCGTGGCTCCAGGCGCGTTCTAACCCGACTCACCTTCCCACCTACCCTCCACCTACTCCCTACTCATGGCATACGATTCCCGACTCCCCGAGCAACGTGACCCGGCGACAGACCCGAGCGCGAACTACGACTATCAGGGCGACAGCGTCAACCGGCCGGACCTCGTCACGGCCCTGGAGCGCCGCGTAAACGGCGACGTGCGCTTCGATACGTACACCCGTGAGCTGTTCGCAACCGACGCGAGCGCGTACGAACAGCTCCCCATCGGCGTCGTCTCGCCGGTCTCGACCGAGGACGTGGTCGCGGTGATGGAGTACTGCGACAGGCAGGATATTCCGGTGCTTCCCCGGGGTGGCGGGACCAGCCTCGCCGGACAGGCCGTCAACGAGGCGGTCGTCCTCGATTTCAAGCGGCACATGGCCGAGACGCTGTCGATCGACCCCGAGGCCGAGCGGGCTCGTGCGCAGGTCGGTATCACTATCGCCCGGCTCAACGACCAACTCGAACCCCACGGGCTGAAGTTCGCGCCGGACCCCGCGTGGGGTGACAAAAGCGTTCTCGGCGGTGCAATCGGGAACAACACGACCGGCGCACACTCGCTGAAATACGGCAAAACGGACGCCTATATCGAGGAATGTGAGGTCGTCCTCGCGGACGGAACCCGGACGACCTTCGGCTGGGTAGACGTCGACGACCTCGAAGCACGGGCGACCGAGGCCGGCCCGGACGCCGACCTCGAAACCCGGATTTATGCCGAAGTCGCGAAAATTCTCTCAGAAGACGCTACCAAGATCGACGACAAATATCCGGAGCTCAAACGCAACGTCTCCGGGTACAATCTGGACGAATTGGTTCACAGCGCCAGGGAGCGCGGCGAAGTCAACCTCGCC is a genomic window of Haloarcula sp. H-GB4 containing:
- a CDS encoding ThuA domain-containing protein, translated to MTRVTVWNENVHEQEHEAVADLYPNGIHGAIATALEERGFDTETATLQEPEHGLTEDVLAETDVLTWWGHAAHDDVADEVVARVKERVLDGMGLIVLHSGHYSKIFRELMGTTCSLKWREAAETERLWVVEPGHPVTDGVDEYIELPETEMYGERFDIPAPDTLVFNSWFEGGEVFRSGCCYRRGAGRIFYFRPGHETYPIYHNDAVQQVLANACEWATAGDGPEPSFGNADPIEDIDESDERSVH
- a CDS encoding L-lactate permease, translated to MSEHTLVLMALLPLATIAVLMVGLYQPATRTMPIAWAVAAIAAFVGWQMSPRLIAAASIRGALTATRILVIVFGAILLLYTLKQSGAFEVINAGFSSISDDRRVQVILLVFLMGSFIEGAAGFGTPAAIVGPLLVGLGFPPLAAVVVALTGNILAITFGAVGTPLIIGLRDVVFAEGTGASQQVLQQGGFESVGAYVAQIGLWAALIHAIVGIAIPFIGVAMMTRFFGEERSIKPALEVLPLCLFAWASFAIPYVATAYFLGPTFPALLGAMVGLLVVTTTLRAGYFLPDEEWDFGPQAQWPDHWIGSIEPGEGVGTTSGGSREGTVAADGGTATFEDSHSQDMSLGMAWLPYLLVAALLVVTRVVSPIQEFLSTNGVLLWNNILGTPFSEGVEMFYLPGSLFVLVAVITYALHGMSTDDIKASWSEALRNIAPAVVALWFAVATVMIMQRTGSAVVLEAAPTNAGMLGLLSEITASGTGQMFPFFSGFIGAFGAFIAGSNTVSDILFGLFQFQAAQQIGAPTQIVVAAQAVGGAIGNLIAIHNVVAALTVVGLIGEEGRVIRLELIPVLYYGVFTGILTLILAYVVAPGAF